A genomic region of Fundidesulfovibrio terrae contains the following coding sequences:
- a CDS encoding cysteine-rich small domain-containing protein has protein sequence MEKQSPCQPSHAFNQNRACRYFPCHAGIDPDNFNCLFCYCPLYFLENCGGDFAMLNGIKDCTRCLKPHRPGGYEATVARLKQELGERRRNYLEELEKAAE, from the coding sequence ATGGAAAAGCAATCGCCGTGCCAGCCCTCCCACGCCTTCAACCAGAACCGGGCCTGCCGCTACTTCCCCTGCCACGCCGGTATCGACCCGGACAACTTCAACTGCCTGTTCTGCTACTGCCCGCTCTACTTTCTTGAGAACTGCGGCGGGGACTTCGCGATGCTCAATGGCATCAAGGACTGCACCAGGTGCCTGAAGCCGCACAGGCCCGGCGGCTACGAGGCCACCGTGGCGCGCCTGAAGCAGGAACTGGGGGAGAGGCGCAGGAATTACCTGGAAGAGTTGGAGAAAGCAGCAGAGTAG